The genomic stretch CTCCAATCAGTAAAATGGTGACCACGAGCATCAAGATATAAAGAGGCATGCTTTCCCATATTACATCCGCTGCCAGCTGCTGGAAGACAGCCGCATCCGTATCGATGCCAAGTGCACCAACAACCTCTCCTCCCGCAGCCTTCAAAGGAACGTAAGCAGATAAATAAGAGCCGTAAAGGGGATTCTCAATAAGCGGCGAGCTTGCGTTTTTACCTGTATAAACCTTGTCCGCAGCAGCAGCCGGCATATCCGTTACTTCATTAATAGGAGAAGCCGACGCATCGTCCTTCGGCAATCCATCAATCATAATAAGGGGCTGCCGCTGTTCATCAAAACGAACAAAGTACACGTAACGAGCCCCTATTTGCGAGCGAAATTGATCAAGCTCCTCACGGAGGGTCCAGTAGAGCTCCGTCTCCTGCGGCTGCTTTAAAAATTCCACATATCGATCCGTCTGCAGCGTTGCCGCATAGCTTTCAGCGATTCGGATATTATAGCTGTTAATTGCTTCTTCAACGGCTGATTTGGTTTGAGCCACCTGAGTAGCAATATAGCCTCCAGCAATCAAGATCATAACTACCGTCATCGCACATAAAATACGGACAATCAAATGCTTTCTTAATAATGCTACCATTGGTCGGCTTCTCCCTTTGTGCCCTTCCATTCGAGCTGTCGCTTCTGACAATTCGGGCTGATGATTTTCGAATAACAATATTCATCATCATACCACCATTATTCGACATTAGGGTAATTTTTTACATCTTTATACCCAGTTCAAATAGTTCCCAAGACATATCTATTCATCGTTAGCTGCCTCTATTCGCTTCCATCCATTTAACTGCAAAATCAACTAACTCCTTCATCGGCATAAGCATCGCATCCGCACCGCCCACTTTACCTCTGCGAACAAGCGCTGTCTCCTGTTCAAAAGCTTCGCCAAGCTCATTAAAATCATCCGATTCAAAATCGATATCTTGAAAATTGACCCACTGACGCTCTCCATCTATCAATATCGGCGCTCCGTTAGTCAACTCTGCTTTCGTCTTATACTCTGCACGGTACTCTGCCAAATGCAGCGACGTGTTTTTATTGTGGTCAACGCCTAACAGAAGCACCCAGCCATCTGCTTCATAAATCCGAGCAAGCGGCGAGCGCTCACCGAGGCAAGCGGCGAGACTATGATCAGCGGTTATCGTATCTTTTCTAGAACCCCATGCGGCAAAAGAAACCTGAGGATGGTTGCTTCGCACAACTCCGTTTTGTTTTCTAAAGCATTCATTGATGACACTCATATTATTGCAAGGAGTAAGATCAGCAGCAAATGCGGGCATCGCCGCTCTAATCGGGTCCCACCACGATTTATTAACAGGGGGATATCTCCAGTTCGCCGGATCTGAAAGATCACTCGTATGTGTTGGCATGACAAGTGTTCCTTGATTGCCTATACATTCTTCTATCGCTAAAACGACAGCAGCAGCTCCTCCAACGACGAAGCCGCCAATCGCTTTCATCGAGGAATGCATAATCACCGTCATCTCACGGGTTACTCCAAGCTTAGTAAAATCAGATTTCAAACGTTCCTTTGTCAGCAGCTCGCCTTGTATTTCTTCCATAGGATTCACACCTTTATTTTTTTTCAGTTTTATGATGCTGCGAGCTAATAAATGACGCAGCAGCCTCTAGCTCATTCGTCTTCAGCACAAGCTTTTCCTTATCAAACACTAGAATAACCGGAAACGTCTCTATTTCAAAAGCCGTCTTCACATCCAGCACATAATTCGGATCATACTCTCGCGCACTATACCCGCCTTGAAGGATGCTGTTTGCATTCTTCTCAATCTCTTCGATTTGAAAAGGAGACTCCTGACCGCTATCGTATACAACTGTCGTTCGGTAGCTGCCTTTTTTGCTAGCCATCAAGCCCATCCGTTTAAATAATTGCTCGTTTGTCATCGTCAAAATAATAAGCTCATCCGGCGTATCCGTAACTTTTTTCGTCTGCGGAGGATTAATCTGCACCTTTTGCCCTAGCTTCAGATCCTCCCAGCTTAAACGCTCTCCTGCTTCATTCGTTATGATTGTGCTCGAAAGCACAAACGCTTTATAGGATGCACCCCAGTCATCTATACCTGGTCCTATTTCATCTCGTTTCGCCCATTCGCTTATATCAAAATCAATGGACTTCAGCTCATCGTTATAGCTGCTTACAAAACCAATCATCTCATTATCCTTGTATTCCCCATAAGGCTTATTACTACAGCCTGCAAGTAATATGACTATAGTTAAAAAGAGTAAAGCACCACTTTTCCCCAATCTTCTCATGATCTTCCCCCCTTTTTCAATACTAACGAGCAGCGCTGAATATAAGTTTCATTTTTTTCCAAATGATCCGAGCATCGACGAGACGCCCAATCGTTCCCTCATTTACTCCCATGCTATATAATAGAATGAGCCAAGACCGAAGGAGATATCATATGGACATTATTGAAATTGTTATGGATTTGATTGATGAGGATACGGATCAGCCGCGGTATCAGTTTGACGGGGACGCGCTGCAGGAGCTAATGAAGAGCATTGATGAGATTGGTCTGCTTTCACCGATCAAAGTAAGAACGACTGCTAATGGCCGCTACAAAATCATATATGGCAATCGCCGCTATAAGGCAAGCAAAATGCTCGGACGACCTACGATTCCATGTATCGTCTCGACCGTTACGGACGAAATGGAAATCTATTTGGAGCAAATCGCCGAAAATCTTACGCGTGAAGGCTTCTCTCCCATTGAAGAAGCTGAGGCATTCCATAAGCTGCTGAACGATTCTAAGTTTAGAAGCTCTACTAAGTTTCTGTCAGGCAAGCTCGGAAAGCCCGAAGCCTATATTAAAAACAAATGCGAGCTGCTCAAATTCAGCAATGCGGTGAAGAGACTCATCGTGAGCGGCACCGAAATTAAGAAGGATAAGCTGACAGAAGACCAGCTTCTGCCTCTGAAGGACTTGCCGATGGAGCATCGTGATCCGCTGGCGCTTATCGCAGCTAGAGACGAGCTTCCGGTAAGCGATGTGAAGAAGATCGCCAAGCTCTTTAAGGATAAGACCATTTCGGACAGCACGAAAGACAAGCTGTTATTCAAAACAGGAAGCGGCCTTATTGAAACCTGGTCGACCCACGAGCAGAACAAGGCAGAACGCGCCAAGCCGCCAGCTGAACCAAAAGCTGCCCCTCCAAAAGTTGAGAAACAAACAAAACAAGATACAGTCGGCGCGCAGTCGACGGTATCAGCTACCACCATCGAGCTTGCCCTTCAGCAGCTCGCTTCGGTTCTTCCCGCTCATAGTCCCTTGTCAGAGGAGATGCTGCAATCTATTGAATCCATCCGATCAAGCGGGCAGGTACCTTTCATTCAAGCTGTCAACGAGCTGGTCGAACAGCTCGAGCAAAATTTGTCCGATTGGAAAATGGTTCAAAAGCTAGCCAGCGACAAATTGCAAACGGTCGCCTCCGTAGATTAATGACTATTTTCAACATCGAATCGCCGAAAAGGCTGAAGGTCTAATCAACCTACAGCCTTTTCTTTTTACTTTTTCTTCGGTTTTATATACTTTCCTGCTTTAAAGCATCTATAATATTTTCCTTTTTCACTTTTGAGCTGGCATACAGCATTGCTGAACTAACCATAATAAATACAGCAACGATAACATAGATAAGGCTTTCCCAAGGAAGCACGAACGAATATCTAAAGCTGTTCATCAATGATTTGTGAATCAAATACATAACCACGATGCTGATTGGCAGTCCATACATTAACGACTTGATGCCGTAAAACACACTCTCATAGTTAATCATCTTATTAAAACCTTTTGGCGTCATCCCGACAGACTTGAGCATCGCAAATTCGCGTTTTCGCAGAGTAATACTTGTTGAAATCGTATTAAAAATATTGGCAATGGAGATCGCCGTAATTAACAAAATAAAGCCATACGTAAATACGGACATTAACATAATCATCTGTTCTTCTTGTTTTCGATATTGATACAAGTTGCTAATATAAAAATTGCTTAATTTCATTTCTTCAATTTCCTGCTGCGTTGCTAACGGATTCGTGCTTTTCAGAAAATAGTTCGTTCTATAGCTACCATCATCGTTAAGCAATTGATCTAATACAGCCTCCGAGACAATGATATTCAAACCACCAATTCCAGCGGCATATACCCCCATAGGAAATTGATCTGTCAATGCGGCGATTTTCACTTTGCTTGCGGCTGTTTCTTCGCCTGTTTCCTCATTGTTATAGTGTACGTCGAGGCTTTGGCCAACCTTTGCATGAATAGCTTTCGTTTCTACATACTTTTCTGCTTCCATATCTTCATAAGGAATCGTATCAATAACGATGGCAGCCAGATTGTCTGGATTCATTAGCTGCTTATAATCCGTACCTACTGCTTCTGCATAGGTTCGCAGGCTCTTCTCATCCAATGCATGGATACCGATATAGTAAAGAAGTTTTCCGTTCTTTAGCAAATCTATTTCTTGCTTTGCCCTTTCATGCAATTCATCCGCAATCGCCGCTTCGTTTATCCATGAGCTCATAGCCATTTCTTTCATCAGACTAAATTCCGTAACATCATTAAGGGATGCAATCGAGCTCATCAGCTGTTCTTCTGCTTGACTAGCCTCACTGCCTATCGATACTTGAATATCATAATTCACACCATCCTGCGACAGCTCTAAAGATTTCTTTAAACTGTCGGTGAAATAGGATACAGCTAGAAAAAGCACGATACTAATGACAAGTGAAAATACCGTTGCTTGGTATCTGCGCTTGTTTCTCTTCAAGTTCTTCAAGCCAATTTCCGCTTCAATTCCGAATAGCTTGCGAATGAGCTTTGACGTTTTCACCGCTTTGCCCGTAAGCTTAATATCGGTAGTTTGCCTGATCGCATCAATCGCTGAGATTTTAGAAGCTTTTCTCGCTGGGAGATAGGTTGAAATAAAAATTGTCAGCATCGACACCGCACAGGCTACGACGATTGAATAGGGCGTGACCGTCAGCAGCAGCTTTTCCGAGATGCCTAGCGCGCCTTGAATAGCAGCATTAATGAACCAGAAAGTGATGCCGATCCCGATTAGACCGCATACGATGCCGAGTGGAATACTGATCAACCCAATGATCATTCCTTCAAAAAACACCGAGTTTTTTTTCTGCCTATTCGTAGCGCCTACACTCGATAGCATCCCTAAATGACGGGAGCGCTCCGACACTGAAATCGCAAAGGCATTATAGATTAATGAAACAGAGCCAACGATGATTATTGTCATAATAATCGCTGATAATGAATACAAAGTGCTGCGTAAGCCGTCGTTGCCCGTTACTCCATAATAGCGTAATAAATTATTATTAAAGCTAATGCTCTCTATACCGTTTGCCTTCGCCAAAGCTTCCCCATGCTCAAATAAGGAGCTTTTCACTTTTTTTAATACGACCGCTGCGTTGACCTTATCGTCTGCCTCTAGCAAGCTTTCGTCTATATAGGTAACGACCGTATAGCCTGGCGCCCATGTCGGTTCCCATACAGGACGTTTGATCATGCCTACAATGGTATAGCTTGCCGTTTGTTTAACCGTAAAGGTTTCGGTATCCTCATCCTGCGTGCGCAACCGATCTACTTGAGTCAATAATTGACTTCCATCTTCTGAGACGCGGTCTCCGACATCAAGCGTTAATGTATCGCCGATCTCATAGTCCACCTTGGCATTTGATAAAATATGATCCGAAATAATGACCTCATCTGCAGCCTGCGGCAGCCGACCCTGGCTGAGCTCAATCGGAAACTGCTCAAAGCCTGAAGCACTATACTCTTTAATAAACAAGTACGGTTTGTTATCATTTTGACTGCCTTCGAGAGGCGCATAACCAAAATCCCTGGAGATGACAACGGTTTTGGTTGCCTCATCGTTTTTAACCGCTTCAAGCTGCCCTTTATTTACATCCTTGTAGAGCACATGCCATTCGCCTTCGTCTGCGATCGTTTGCCTTTGAAATAATCCCATAAAGGATACAGCAATCGTGGCAACCGCCGTAATCATAGCCACGGAAATAATGACTCCGATGATCGTAACGAGTGTTCTTCTTTTATTTTGCTTTAATTGTCTTAACGTAAGCTTGTTTACAATATTCATGGACGAACCACCTCGTCCTTAGCAATCCTTCCATCTTCAATGGCAATAATTCGATCTGCTTGCAGCGCAATTCTCTCGTCATGGGTAATCATAATTAGCGTCTGATTATAGGTTTTATTAAACATTTTAAGCAAATCAATAATTTCACCGCTATTTTTGCTATCGAGATTCCCAGTCGGCTCATCAGCCAGCATGATCGCGGGATTGCTAATTAGCGCTCTGCCGATCGATACCCTTTGCTGCTGCCCGCCGGAGAGCTGATTAGGCAAATGATTTAAGCGGCTTTGAAGATTTAACGTTTTCACGATCGTATCGAATTGCTGCTTATTCACCTTATGCTCATCCAGCAGCAAGGGCAGCGTAATATTTTCTTCAACCGTCAGCACCGGAATAAGATTATAAAACTGATAGATGAGCCCAATTTGTCTGCGTCTAAAGATCGCCAGCTGTGTTTCATTTAAATTATAAATGTCTGTGTTATCCACGATGACTTTGCCGCTTGTCGGTCGATCAACACCGCCCAGCATATGCAGCAATGTTGATTTTCCCGAGCCTGACGGACCGATAATCGCTACAAACTCGCCCTGCTTTACCGAGAACGAAATATCATCAAGCGCCTTAACCGCCATTTCACCTTTACCATACACTTTAGACAGATGCTCTATCTTCAAAATCTCCAAATTAATAACCTCCATAAGTTGCTGATAGAGTTAGTATAGCTGTCTAAAATGACTTTCCAGTGACTGCAAAATGACAATCTAGTCACTTGCGCTTAAATGATCTGCTTGTAAAACTTAATCCGAAATTGTGTGCCTTGCTCTCTTTCGCTCTTAACCTCAATATGTCCGTTTTGACTGACGATAATGCTGTGAGCCATAGCAAGGCCTATGCCAATGCTGCCTTCACTTGCGTTTTTCCCTTTATAGAACCGTTTGAAAATATAAGGCAGATCTTCTTTGGCGATGCCTTTCCCGTTATCAGTAATGAGAATTTCGGTAAACAATGTATTCTCATCATAAGAAATGGTGATTTCTCCGCCCTCACCCGTATGCTCGACACTATTTTTCAAAATATTAATAAATGCCTCCGTCGTCCAATTTAAATCACCTACAAAAGAAGTCTCGTCTTCCCCTTTAATCGAAATGGACTGTTCTTTAATGTCCATCGGAATCAGGACAGGCTCCAATGCTTTTTGTATAAGCCTGCTCACTGGTATTCGATCCTTTTTAAATTGGGCCGTTCCTGCATCGATTTTCGAGAGCTTGAGCAAGGAAGATACGAGCCATTCGATACGTTCGAGCTGAATACGAATATTGCGAGTAAATTCCGTTCTTTTCGCGGCTGGCAGCCGCGCATCGCTTAACAAGTCTGCCATTACCATCATGGAGGTAATCGGGGTTTTGAGCTGATGGGAGATGTCAGCTATCGCGTCTGTAAGCTGCATTTTGTCCTGCTGCAAGCGCGAGCCGTGCTCTGACAGCATCAGCGTTACTTTATAGATGTCATTTTTTAGAATACTAAGCTCGCCCTCCTGATTGTCACGGACATCAAGCGAGTAATCACCGCTATTAATTTGACGCAAATAGTCCGAGAGCTTTGCTATTTCGCGATATCTCCAGCTTGTAAACCTTAGACAGCAGCCGATTAATAGAGTGGATGTGATGAACATGATAATCGCAGCTAACAACGATACATACGCAGCCGCAACGATCGCCGCAAGGCTTATCGCACCCATCGCCAGCAGTAAAGTTTGAACCTCCCTGTTGCGCAGCATGCTATTCACCGACCTTATAGCCGAGTCCGCGCACGGTTTTTATAATCGTTGGATTTTGAGGATCATCCTCCAGCTTTTCCCTCAGCCTTTTTATGTACACGGTTAATGTATTGTCATTCACGAAATCTCCCGCCACATCCCAAATACGCTCTAATAGCTGGCTTCTTGAAAGAATTTGCCCGATATGATTGGCGAAGATAAGCAATAAGCGATACTCCAAAGCGGTTAAGGTTATTTCAACGCCGTGCTTCAGAACCTTACCTTCGAGCGTATTGATCCGAATATTTTCAATTTCAATGATCGCTTTGGTCTGTGTCTGGCTTTGATTTTGGTAACGGCGCAAAACCGATTTGATCCGCGACAGCAGCTCACGAATTCGAAAGGGCTTCGTAATATAATCATCAGCTCCCATATCCAGCCCCATCACAACGTTGACCTCATCATCAATCGCCGTTAAAAATATGACTGGAATATCGCTCCGCTCCTTCACGATGCTGCACAAATCATAGCCGCTGCCGTCTGGCAGCGATAAATCGAACAAGCATAAATCAAATTGATTCAGCTCTTCTGCAAGCACCTTTTTCGCGGATGCGGCATCGTGGCAAAGAACGGTCGTATAGTGATCCTGCTGGAGCGAATATTCTAATCCAGATGCTATCGTTTTATCATCTTCCACAAGCAATATTTTCATCAGCTGATCATCCTAACTTTGTTTTACTTTATACTGTACGGTCTGAAT from Paenibacillus sp. FSL H8-0548 encodes the following:
- a CDS encoding AAC(3) family N-acetyltransferase, producing the protein MEEIQGELLTKERLKSDFTKLGVTREMTVIMHSSMKAIGGFVVGGAAAVVLAIEECIGNQGTLVMPTHTSDLSDPANWRYPPVNKSWWDPIRAAMPAFAADLTPCNNMSVINECFRKQNGVVRSNHPQVSFAAWGSRKDTITADHSLAACLGERSPLARIYEADGWVLLLGVDHNKNTSLHLAEYRAEYKTKAELTNGAPILIDGERQWVNFQDIDFESDDFNELGEAFEQETALVRRGKVGGADAMLMPMKELVDFAVKWMEANRGS
- a CDS encoding ParB/RepB/Spo0J family partition protein, with amino-acid sequence MDIIEIVMDLIDEDTDQPRYQFDGDALQELMKSIDEIGLLSPIKVRTTANGRYKIIYGNRRYKASKMLGRPTIPCIVSTVTDEMEIYLEQIAENLTREGFSPIEEAEAFHKLLNDSKFRSSTKFLSGKLGKPEAYIKNKCELLKFSNAVKRLIVSGTEIKKDKLTEDQLLPLKDLPMEHRDPLALIAARDELPVSDVKKIAKLFKDKTISDSTKDKLLFKTGSGLIETWSTHEQNKAERAKPPAEPKAAPPKVEKQTKQDTVGAQSTVSATTIELALQQLASVLPAHSPLSEEMLQSIESIRSSGQVPFIQAVNELVEQLEQNLSDWKMVQKLASDKLQTVASVD
- a CDS encoding FtsX-like permease family protein, translating into MNIVNKLTLRQLKQNKRRTLVTIIGVIISVAMITAVATIAVSFMGLFQRQTIADEGEWHVLYKDVNKGQLEAVKNDEATKTVVISRDFGYAPLEGSQNDNKPYLFIKEYSASGFEQFPIELSQGRLPQAADEVIISDHILSNAKVDYEIGDTLTLDVGDRVSEDGSQLLTQVDRLRTQDEDTETFTVKQTASYTIVGMIKRPVWEPTWAPGYTVVTYIDESLLEADDKVNAAVVLKKVKSSLFEHGEALAKANGIESISFNNNLLRYYGVTGNDGLRSTLYSLSAIIMTIIIVGSVSLIYNAFAISVSERSRHLGMLSSVGATNRQKKNSVFFEGMIIGLISIPLGIVCGLIGIGITFWFINAAIQGALGISEKLLLTVTPYSIVVACAVSMLTIFISTYLPARKASKISAIDAIRQTTDIKLTGKAVKTSKLIRKLFGIEAEIGLKNLKRNKRRYQATVFSLVISIVLFLAVSYFTDSLKKSLELSQDGVNYDIQVSIGSEASQAEEQLMSSIASLNDVTEFSLMKEMAMSSWINEAAIADELHERAKQEIDLLKNGKLLYYIGIHALDEKSLRTYAEAVGTDYKQLMNPDNLAAIVIDTIPYEDMEAEKYVETKAIHAKVGQSLDVHYNNEETGEETAASKVKIAALTDQFPMGVYAAGIGGLNIIVSEAVLDQLLNDDGSYRTNYFLKSTNPLATQQEIEEMKLSNFYISNLYQYRKQEEQMIMLMSVFTYGFILLITAISIANIFNTISTSITLRKREFAMLKSVGMTPKGFNKMINYESVFYGIKSLMYGLPISIVVMYLIHKSLMNSFRYSFVLPWESLIYVIVAVFIMVSSAMLYASSKVKKENIIDALKQESI
- a CDS encoding ABC transporter ATP-binding protein, encoding MEILKIEHLSKVYGKGEMAVKALDDISFSVKQGEFVAIIGPSGSGKSTLLHMLGGVDRPTSGKVIVDNTDIYNLNETQLAIFRRRQIGLIYQFYNLIPVLTVEENITLPLLLDEHKVNKQQFDTIVKTLNLQSRLNHLPNQLSGGQQQRVSIGRALISNPAIMLADEPTGNLDSKNSGEIIDLLKMFNKTYNQTLIMITHDERIALQADRIIAIEDGRIAKDEVVRP
- a CDS encoding HAMP domain-containing sensor histidine kinase; this translates as MLRNREVQTLLLAMGAISLAAIVAAAYVSLLAAIIMFITSTLLIGCCLRFTSWRYREIAKLSDYLRQINSGDYSLDVRDNQEGELSILKNDIYKVTLMLSEHGSRLQQDKMQLTDAIADISHQLKTPITSMMVMADLLSDARLPAAKRTEFTRNIRIQLERIEWLVSSLLKLSKIDAGTAQFKKDRIPVSRLIQKALEPVLIPMDIKEQSISIKGEDETSFVGDLNWTTEAFINILKNSVEHTGEGGEITISYDENTLFTEILITDNGKGIAKEDLPYIFKRFYKGKNASEGSIGIGLAMAHSIIVSQNGHIEVKSEREQGTQFRIKFYKQII
- a CDS encoding response regulator transcription factor; translated protein: MKILLVEDDKTIASGLEYSLQQDHYTTVLCHDAASAKKVLAEELNQFDLCLFDLSLPDGSGYDLCSIVKERSDIPVIFLTAIDDEVNVVMGLDMGADDYITKPFRIRELLSRIKSVLRRYQNQSQTQTKAIIEIENIRINTLEGKVLKHGVEITLTALEYRLLLIFANHIGQILSRSQLLERIWDVAGDFVNDNTLTVYIKRLREKLEDDPQNPTIIKTVRGLGYKVGE